From the Streptococcus hyointestinalis genome, the window CCTCATAGTGCCCACAGATAAAGATAAGCTCCTCTTCTTGCGCTAGCTCCTCAGCGTAGCTTTGATCAAAAGTACGCCCAGCTGGATCTAAGAGAAGAACACGTGGCTTTTTGGCAGCAATCTTATCCATGGTATCAAAAATAGGCTGTGCTCTAAGAAGCATCCCCTGGCCGCCACCGTAAGGTTCGTCGTCGACATGACGGGCTTTTTCAGCGTTTTCTCTAAAGTTGTGGTAGGTAATGTCTATCAGCCCTTTTTCCTGCGCTTTTCCAACGATAGAGTGCTCAAGCGGAGCAAACATCTCTGGAAAGAGGGTGAGAATATCAATCTTCATCGTCTAGCCCTTCCATCAGCTCTACTTCTACTCGTCCTCTTGCAAGATCCACATCAAGAACCACTGGTGGAATGTAAGGTAGAAGCAAGTCCGATTTTCCCTTACGCTTTACAACCCAGATGTCATTGGCTCCTGGCTGCAAAATCTCCTTGATAAGGCCAATAAAGGTCTCCCCCTCATAAACTTCAAGCCCGATGATGTCATGGTAGTAAAACTCGCCATCCTCAAGCTCTGTTAGATTGTCCTCAGAGATTTTTAGGCTATAACCTTTATATTTTTCGATAAGATTGATGTGGTACATGTCCTTGAACTTGATAATATCAAAGTTCTTATGCTTGCGGTGCCCTGCAATGACCACATCCATCACGAAGTTGTCCTTGGGATCAAATAAAGCTAGGGTCTTTCCCTTCTTAAAGCGATCCTCAGCAAAGTCTGTCACACTCAAGACACGCATCTCACCTTGCAAGCCTTGGGTATTGACGATTTTTCCAACGTTAAAATAATCCATATTTTCTCCATTTACGCTAAATAAGGAAAGACCAGCTGCAAAAGCAACTGGTCGCGATAGTCCGTACGGGATTCGAACCCGTGTTACCGCCGTGAAAAGGCGGTGTCTTAACCCCTTGACCAACGGACCATATCAACTAAACTGGGGTAGCTGGATTCGAACCAACGCATGAGGGAGTCAAAGTCCCTTGCCTTACCGCTTGGCTATACCCCAAAGAACAAATATTATTTTACAGGAAAATGAGAAACCTGTCAACAACTTTTTGAAAAAAATTTCAAACACTTCTACAATAAAAAAGACAGAAGCTTTCTGCGAGCCCACTGAAAAAGTCAGCTCTACCGTTCAACTAAAATAAAAAAAGAGGGATCTATCTCCTGCTTGGATAGATCCCTCTTTGCTTTTCCCTATTTTTGGTTTATTAGGTCATAATCCTTTTCATATTCACCACAAATATGGTTGTGGCTGCTTGCAACTTCATGTTGAAAAGACCTGATGCTCTAGCCACATCAAGACCATGTCTATTTTTAAGTTCCGCATTTTTGGCTTCTATCTTGTAACGATGTTTCACCTTTTCTTTAAAATAGGGTGTTTCCTGAAACCTCTTCTGAAAGAGATGCTCATCGCTCTTAAGGGTTATCGAATAGGTTTTAGTCTTTGCCCCTTCTTTATAACAGCCTACTTTTGAAGGGCAGGTTTGACAGTGATGGATGTCAAAATAGTGGGTTTCCTGAGAATTATATTTTCCTGTCGTTCGCCCTGTTTTTGCCTTCCTTATTGCCATATGCCCCTCAGGACAAACAAAGAGACCGGCATCTTTGTTATAGGAAAACTCATCTTCTTTCCTACGAAAGCCTTTTGAAACAGCTGGATGTAGCTTAGCGACTAGATGGACACGTTCTTTCTTGGTAAATTGAATATTATCTTTCCCAGAGTAGGCCTTATCCCCAACAATAGCTTCGCTTGTTACACCATTCCCTTTGGATTTTTGATACAATTCTTCTAAAACAGGACCATCACTTTTTTCACCAGACGTCACAACACAGGCTGTGATAATACGTTCATCTGTCATAGCAATATGCTCTTTATACCCGTAAAAGGAACTATCCGCTGACTTATGACCAATTCTTGCATCCTCCTTAACAGAGGACTCCAAGTGCTCTAAGTCGTCCTCCACAGCTTCTTTTAGGTAATTAAACTTTTGTGAAACAGCTGGTGTTTCAGTTAATTCGTCATGCTTCTCAAGGACGGATATCAATTCTTGTGTATATCTTAATTCAGCTACTAGAGTATCTTCCTGAGGCTTACTAGGAAATTCTGTTTTGATATCTTCCGAATACTGGTAAATCGTTTTACGCAAGGCTTTTGAGCGTTCTCGGAGGACTTCCTGAGGTTTCTTGTGATTGTAATGAGCTTTGGTATGGGTCGCATCCACAATGAGAATCTTACTTTTAACCAGGCCGAGCTCTAACGCAATCTGAACGGATTTAGTGATGAGCAAATCAAGTAACCGTTCATCTTTAATCCGAAGTTTGCGGAATTTAGTCAATGAGGACGGTTCAATAACAGGGTCTTCTGGAGCTAAACCAAGAAAGTATTTGAAGGCCATATCAGAATAGGAGCGCTCCACCACATCCACATCGGACAACTTATAGACGTCTTTCAAAAGGAGATATTTGAACATCATGATAGGAGAGTAGGCACGACGTCCAAAGTCAGGCTGATAATTCTTTTCTAGCTCATCATAAATAAAGCTAAAATCACATAGCTCAGTTAACTGACGTAAAAAATAAGTCTTAGGAACAACAATATCATAC encodes:
- the rimM gene encoding ribosome maturation factor RimM (Essential for efficient processing of 16S rRNA); this translates as MDYFNVGKIVNTQGLQGEMRVLSVTDFAEDRFKKGKTLALFDPKDNFVMDVVIAGHRKHKNFDIIKFKDMYHINLIEKYKGYSLKISEDNLTELEDGEFYYHDIIGLEVYEGETFIGLIKEILQPGANDIWVVKRKGKSDLLLPYIPPVVLDVDLARGRVEVELMEGLDDED
- a CDS encoding IS1182 family transposase, with protein sequence MLDNQLTLDVSPYSTLYDIVVPKTYFLRQLTELCDFSFIYDELEKNYQPDFGRRAYSPIMMFKYLLLKDVYKLSDVDVVERSYSDMAFKYFLGLAPEDPVIEPSSLTKFRKLRIKDERLLDLLITKSVQIALELGLVKSKILIVDATHTKAHYNHKKPQEVLRERSKALRKTIYQYSEDIKTEFPSKPQEDTLVAELRYTQELISVLEKHDELTETPAVSQKFNYLKEAVEDDLEHLESSVKEDARIGHKSADSSFYGYKEHIAMTDERIITACVVTSGEKSDGPVLEELYQKSKGNGVTSEAIVGDKAYSGKDNIQFTKKERVHLVAKLHPAVSKGFRRKEDEFSYNKDAGLFVCPEGHMAIRKAKTGRTTGKYNSQETHYFDIHHCQTCPSKVGCYKEGAKTKTYSITLKSDEHLFQKRFQETPYFKEKVKHRYKIEAKNAELKNRHGLDVARASGLFNMKLQAATTIFVVNMKRIMT